The Calypte anna isolate BGI_N300 chromosome 2, bCalAnn1_v1.p, whole genome shotgun sequence genome includes a window with the following:
- the NXPH1 gene encoding neurexophilin-1, with translation MQAVYWYAVLLLQPTLYLVTCANLTNGGKTELKSGSSKSTLKHIWTESSKDLSISRLLSQTFRGKENDTDLDLRYDAPETYSEQDLWDWLRNSTDLQEPRPRAKRRPIVKTGKFKKMFGWGDFHSNIKTVKLNLLITGKIVDHGNGTFSVYFRHNSTGQGNVSVSLVPPTKIVEFDLAQQTVIDAKDSKSFNCRIEYEKVDKATKNTLCNYDPSKTCYQEQTQSHVSWLCSKPFKVICIYISFYSTDYKLVQKVCPDYNYHSDTPYFPSG, from the coding sequence gtTACCTGTGCAAATTTAACAAATGGAGgaaaaacagaactaaaatCAGGAAGCTCCAAATCCACATTAAAGCACATATGGACAGAAAGTAGCAAAGACTTGTCAATCAGCCGACTTCTGTCACAGACTTTTCGTGGAAAGGAAAATGATACAGATTTGGACCTGCGATACGATGCCCCAGAAACTTATTCTGAGCAAGATCTCTGGGACTGGCTGAGGAACTCCACGGACCTGCAAGAGCCTCGGCCCAGAGCAAAGAGACGGCCCATTGTCAAGACTGggaaatttaagaaaatgtttggcTGGGGTGATTTCCATTCCAACATCAAGACTGTGAAGCTAAATCTGTTAATAACCGGGAAAATCGTTGACCATGGCAATGGGACGTTTAGTGTTTACTTCAGGCATAACTCCACTGGTCAAGGGAACGTATCTGTGAGCCTAGTGCCCCCTACAAAAATAGTGGAATTTGACTTGGCACAACAGACAGTGATTGATGCCAAAGATTCCAAGTCCTTTAACTGTCGAATCGAGTATGAAAAGGTTGACAAGGCTACCAAGAACACACTCTGCAACTATGACCCttcaaaaacctgttatcaGGAGCAGACCCAGAGTCACGTGTCATGGCTCTGCTCCAAGCCCTTTAAAGTAATCTGcatttacatttccttttataGTACAGATTATAAACTAGTACAGAAGGTGTGTCCTGATTACAACTACCACAGTGACACACCCTACTTCCCATCAGGGTGA